The stretch of DNA AAAGACTCTCCATCGGCGCTTCCGCTTTCGTACGCGTGAATCAACTCCTCGACAGCGATTTCGTTATAGCCTGCATCATAATATATCTTCCCAAGGAATAGACTGCTCTCGCCCGGCGACAGGCCGAACTCGTCTAATAGGGCTACGGCTTTTTCGAAGACGTCCAGATTTTTCAGCTCTAAGAGTTTTCCCATAAGGTCGGCGACAATTTCCAGTGCGCTATCTTTCTCGGCATCATTCAGCGAAATCGAAGAGGCCTGTCCCTTCGATAGGGAAGCGACCGATCGATAAATCGCGTGAACCAAAGCAAAATCTTCGATGCTTTTGATGAGGTCGATGGCCTCGATCGCTCGCTTACTATCTCCGATGAGCATATAGCAGACCGACTTGTTTGCGCATGCCGCGGAGTAATGTCGGCTCGATATCGCGACCTTATCGAACTCAGCGATCGCCTCCTTGAAATACCCCAGATTAAACAAGCATTCCCCCTTAAGGAGCGCCGTTTGCGAGGGCGCGGAACCTCTTTCCGCTAGTCGTTCTATATATATCAGGCCTATATCGTAATAGCCGGTTTGGCTAAATAGAAGCGATAAGGAAGAAAGCACGGCCTCGGATGCCGGGTCAACCTGCGACTCTAAAATTTGCCTGACATTTTCCGGCCCGTTTTTGCGCATTAGAAGCAGTCCTAAATCATACGCGGCCCGGCCATACCCGGCATTCAACGCCAGGGCTTTTTCATAATAACATATAGCCTTCGCCTCGTTGCCGAGGGCCAAACATGTTCGGGCGGCCATGTACGCCGCCATATAACTACCGACGCCTGAATGGCCGTAATAGAGACTTCTTCGCGAACCCATCGTCAAGCAAGCCTCAAAACACGTTGAGGCCGATGCGTAGTCCCGCTCCTCGAAATGGACCAAGCCCTCCAAGTAGAATAGATCCGCATATTCCGGATAAGCGTCTTGAGCATCCCTGAGCAGCTTGAGTGCCTCGCGGTGCCGGCCCAGTCCCTTAAGACACAGCGACATGTTACTCACGAGCCTCGCGGCGTTTTGAATATCCGAACCCGCGAGATTCGCGAAAGCACGCTTGT from Actinomycetota bacterium encodes:
- a CDS encoding glycosyltransferase, giving the protein MPGKKLDDERTSDCGLAFGLTSTAPGFPADDLGESDPIEVFATRFMREPWRFPDKHIELASLSVAMIVRNDETNIARSLESIKDVANEIIIVDTGSSDQTVEIARSYGAKVFFHPWNNSWSEAGNICLENATCDWVLFLDADEELIAEDVSRLAELIQDIDRSRFYLSEIYYIGEHEEDGAVSNLSFSLWRNKSEYRFADGGKEQLKASAGPNDPSVGVAEVRVNNFSYLNRPNTGKAQRDLRFIVGEPDDGSGDSSIRIKVGVDYLAQGDFKRALETYKRAFANLAGSDIQNAARLVSNMSLCLKGLGRHREALKLLRDAQDAYPEYADLFYLEGLVHFEERDYASASTCFEACLTMGSRRSLYYGHSGVGSYMAAYMAARTCLALGNEAKAICYYEKALALNAGYGRAAYDLGLLLMRKNGPENVRQILESQVDPASEAVLSSLSLLFSQTGYYDIGLIYIERLAERGSAPSQTALLKGECLFNLGYFKEAIAEFDKVAISSRHYSAACANKSVCYMLIGDSKRAIEAIDLIKSIEDFALVHAIYRSVASLSKGQASSISLNDAEKDSALEIVADLMGKLLELKNLDVFEKAVALLDEFGLSPGESSLFLGKIYYDAGYNEIAVEELIHAYESGSADGESFYILGSTAFDNEFFEEAKTFFFEALHRGVEELGLFVLLGRTLIKQGEIGLAAEVFDAGAGKYPNSPLIAELRQSI